Part of the Lotus japonicus ecotype B-129 chromosome 6, LjGifu_v1.2 genome, ACGTTAACAACAGTTAACTTAGATGACCATGTCATAGTTCCTGAAATAGATTCTGTAATAGATTTCCCAGATAGGTTTGTTGAAGACTACGTATCCAATCTCACTAAAACTCCACTGGACTTGTCCAAACCACTTTGGGAACTACACATCCTCAACATCAAAACCACAGATGCTGAGGCAGTTAGCATTTTTCGGATCCATCATTCCATGGGGGATGGTGCCTCTCTCATATCGCTCCTCCTTGCTATTACTCGTAAAACCTCTGACCCTGACGCGTTACCAACGATCCCAACCCATAAGAGAGCTAGCTCAATTTCACAATCCAACTCTTTCTTGTGGTTCTTCATGGCAGTCTGGTGGGGTTTGGGCCTTATTTGGTACACTGTGGTGGATATGGTTCTTTTTGTTTtaaccattttcttcatcaaagaCACCCAAACTCCTCTAAAAGGTGCACCTGGAGTCGAACTCAATACTAAGCGGTTCGTGTATCGCACGGTTAGTATGGATGACATCAAGCTTGTGAAGAATGAGATGAAAACGGTAACTTACTACCCTATTTTACTTTACTCTATTAAATTGGTATACAACCTTTAGCGTACATATATAACAATGTGTTTTAATTAACGTGCTTATACTAAATCATGTTTAATTAGACCATCAATGACGTTTTGTTAGCTGTAACACAAGCTGGTCTTGCTCGCTACTTAAATCGAGAATATTGTAAGTTTCTATATTTGTTATGATCTAATTTGCCATTTTATCACTACAAAAATACCATAATGTTAAAAATCATTAgaattatcattttttataaaaaaaatcatttgtatttaaaatgaaaagaacTCAAACAATTGACTTTCAATATATAATGCTTTGTTACTCATGTAATCCTCCAAACAGGTGCAGGTGCTAATGGGGCTGCAGAATGGAATTCAAGTAGTATCCTTAAGAAAATTCGCCTTAGGGCAGCAATTCTTGTCAATATTAGACCTGTAGCTGGAATCCAGGTAAATTTAGTTTGCAAATTATTATTGTCGTGGAGATATTACAGGATAATTTGATATATTATAAACTACTAAATCAAAATGAATTCTTCATctcgtaacaaaaaaaaagaatgaattTGCCCGTAGTACAAAAGGGTTTTTATAACACAATGTATGTTTGTCATGAAGCATTTATTTTAAAAGCAAACAAAAtgaattattatataaataaaatacaagATGTACCTAAGATAGTGTACAATATCATGTTAAAAGGaacatattaaaataatttgcTGTTACATGCCTATTGTCACTTGTCTTCAACTAACCTTCCAACATTAGAAACCTACTTTCTTGTTACATAATTGTTACTCCATTTTACGATCATTTATATATATCATATACAtgcaaatatttataatttgttGCATATTCCCATTagattttgttttaattttgctTTCTACATAGCGAAAAAGTTATAATAAGTATATATTGAGTCATTGCCAATGATTAATtaataaacttatacaatattCATTAGGATATGGCAGATATGATGGCTGAGAAATCAAAAGCCAAATGGGGTAATAGGATGGGATACGTAATCCTCCCGTTTTCCATGAGTTTACATGAAGATCCATTAGAATATGTTCGCCAAGCTAAGGCCACAATTGACCGGAAGAAGCACTCATTGGAAGCTGTTTGCACTTATGTTTGCGCAAAATTGTTACTCAATTTATTTGGGGTAAAGGTATGAATTGAatttctatgttttttttttctatagacaaatgttagttgttagtaatgttagtaaattagtcattctCAAGATTCGAACTATGGACCATTCACCCTTCATTCCACCCAACCTTATGTAACTTTGTAACTTAATCTTCAAGCTAAAAAATGATAGACGTTAAAACAAAGAATTATCTTCACGGTAAACTACTTATTTTAAGAAATCAATAATATTCAAGTATGGCCTTAGTTATTGTATTTTTCATCTTTTATAAAATATTCTTACATTTTAGGACTTGCCTGCAGGTTGCTGCTTCCATAGCACGAAGAGTTCTCTTTAACACCACTGTGGCCTTCTCAAACGTGCCAGGTCCGGTTGAAGAGATTAGCTTCTATGGCCATCCTTTGGCATACATTGCTCCTAGTGTGTACGGACATCCTCATGTAAGTGTTCAAATATTCACAATTATATTATACTAGCATAGAGGATCATGCTTCGGGTGGTAATCTATGTGACTTAATTCATCCCTTGACAAATATTGCTCCTAGTGTGTACGGATATAGGTCTTAAAAGTGAGGTTATATTAGATAAATATATGATACTTTGATTTGAAAAGTAAGCTTAATAGTATAATCCCAAACATAGTTAAACTTTCTAAGCCAATGGTTTTTAGGGGAAATAAAAGTTACCCTAATTAGCCGAGGTCATAAACTAATGCATTTCCTTTTGATTTCTTTTATAGGCACTCACTATCCATTACCAAAGTTATGCTAATAAGATGACAATTTCTCTCTCAGTGGACCCGATTGTCATTACAGATCCCTACCTCTTGTGTGATGATTTACAGGAATCACTCAAACTCATTTGTGATGTTTTTCGGGGAAGGCATATTGACAATGTATAAGCTTGACAATAGATAATCTAGTTGAgcattttttaaatgaaaatgatttatGGAGATACAGATTTTTGCCACATCTATCTGATATACCATTTAGTAAGGGTT contains:
- the LOC130722018 gene encoding wax ester synthase/diacylglycerol acyltransferase 11-like; amino-acid sequence: MASSRGGGEPLSPAAQLFLAPSFNCYVIAMMGCKTKINPQVIKEGLCQTLLKHPRFTSKLEVRKGRNTGWTLTTVNLDDHVIVPEIDSVIDFPDRFVEDYVSNLTKTPLDLSKPLWELHILNIKTTDAEAVSIFRIHHSMGDGASLISLLLAITRKTSDPDALPTIPTHKRASSISQSNSFLWFFMAVWWGLGLIWYTVVDMVLFVLTIFFIKDTQTPLKGAPGVELNTKRFVYRTVSMDDIKLVKNEMKTTINDVLLAVTQAGLARYLNREYCAGANGAAEWNSSSILKKIRLRAAILVNIRPVAGIQDMADMMAEKSKAKWGNRMGYVILPFSMSLHEDPLEYVRQAKATIDRKKHSLEAVCTYVCAKLLLNLFGVKVAASIARRVLFNTTVAFSNVPGPVEEISFYGHPLAYIAPSVYGHPHALTIHYQSYANKMTISLSVDPIVITDPYLLCDDLQESLKLICDVFRGRHIDNV